ATGAACTTCTTTTACGAATGAAAGCATTACTAAAAAGAAATAAAAAACAGTTTGAAATTATAAAACTGACTGAAACTTTAACTTTTAATCCTTTAAATAAAAGACTTTATGAAAATGGTGAAGATTTGAATTTACCTGTAAAAGTTTTAGAACTAATGGAACTATTTATTGAAAATAGGGGAGAAATAGTTACTAAAGATATGATAATCGCAAAATTATGGGCAACAAGCCAAGAGTATAGTGAAGGTTCTATCAGGGTTTATATAAATCACATAAAAAAACTTTTTGAAAATAAAGACTCTATTTCAAATATTAAAGGTATAGGATATAAAGTTGAATTCTAAAAAAAGAGATTTTTTAATCTCAATCTCTATAATCTTCACTTTTTGTTTGGTGATTATTTTATATTTAAACTATTTTTTTATCTCTAAATTTGGTCTAAATCAGGATAATTTTATATATATAATTGTTCCTTTGATTATTTTAGGTTTGGCAATTTTTTTAAGTTTTTCAATCTCTATTTTAAAACCACTGTTTAAAAGTGATGAGAAATTGGAACTAAGTATTAAAGAGACTATTCATGAATTAAATATTCCTGTTTCTACTATAAAAATGAATACTCAACTTTTAGAAAAAACAATCAAAGATGAAAAGAGTTTAAAAAGATTAGAAAGAATAAAACAAGCTAGTAATAATCTTTTGAAATTGTATGAAAATATGGAATATAACATCAAAAAAGAGATAGACAAAATAGATAAACAAGAGTTTTTTCTTGATGAAATAATAAAAATTTCAATTGATAAATTTGATGATATTAAAAAAGATACTAAAATTTTAGTTGATGTGCCAAATGTCACAGTTAAAAGTGATATAAATGGTTTTATAAAAACAATTGATAATCTAATTTCAAATGCTATAAAATATAATTTAAAAGAAAATCCAATAGTTGAAATATCTTATAAAAATTCTATTTTATCTATTTATAATAGTGGCGAAAAAATAGATACAAAAAATCTATTTATAGTTTTTGATAAATATTTCCAAGAAAATCCTTCTAATGATGGATTTGGTTTAGGACTTGCTATGGTAAAAGAGTTTTGTGACAAAAATAAGATTTTAATCAACATAGAAACTACTGAAAGTGGAAATAGATTCAATCT
The genomic region above belongs to Arcobacter ellisii and contains:
- a CDS encoding response regulator transcription factor, with protein sequence MYKVLVLEDDELFASTIEDFLSDEGFIVDIAYDGEECLNLNYENNYDLYIFDINVPKINGLELLLNLRKSEDNTPTIFLTSYKDKDTLHDAFLKGCDDYLKKPVDLDELLLRMKALLKRNKKQFEIIKLTETLTFNPLNKRLYENGEDLNLPVKVLELMELFIENRGEIVTKDMIIAKLWATSQEYSEGSIRVYINHIKKLFENKDSISNIKGIGYKVEF
- a CDS encoding sensor histidine kinase; amino-acid sequence: MNSKKRDFLISISIIFTFCLVIILYLNYFFISKFGLNQDNFIYIIVPLIILGLAIFLSFSISILKPLFKSDEKLELSIKETIHELNIPVSTIKMNTQLLEKTIKDEKSLKRLERIKQASNNLLKLYENMEYNIKKEIDKIDKQEFFLDEIIKISIDKFDDIKKDTKILVDVPNVTVKSDINGFIKTIDNLISNAIKYNLKENPIVEISYKNSILSIYNSGEKIDTKNLFIVFDKYFQENPSNDGFGLGLAMVKEFCDKNKILINIETTESGNRFNLNLKNIII